The genomic interval TCTTACATCAACTTTGTTGAGTTGGTACATGTGTGCGTGAGGTTCAGCCCTACTTGGTCATGGCTCTCTTGAACACTGGTACTGCTATTATCGTCATGATGATCCCAAATCCTATGAGTACTGCAAGCTCAGTGGTTATTACGGACACCCCTGCTCCAAGTACCATAACTTTCCTCAGAGCTGTTGCTACGTATGTCAGTGGGAGGAATTTTGAGATTCCCTGCATGTACCAAGGCATCTGCTGTATCGGGAAGAACACGCCACTGAGGAACATCATAGGAAATATTAAAGTCATCATCAACATCATGGCTGTCTCTTGATCCTTCGCAAAGGACGTTAACACAACGCCAAAGCCAACGAAGCTGAACACCCCCAACAAAAGCAATGCAAAGACTAGCAGAATACTCCCATGAATGGTGACGCCGAACAGAGCCACTGCCAATATCAGTATGAGAGTCCCTTGGAGTAAACCCCTAGCCGTCTGGGCAAGGGTTTTTCCAAGTATTATAGCAAGCCTGTTGATAGGAGCCACCATCATTCCGTCCAACGTGCCAACCTCCTTCTCGTGGGAGATAGCTGCAGGGAGCCCTGTCATAACGCTCATCATCACCGTCATGGCCATAATCCCAGGAGCTATGAAATCGAAATAACTGAAGTGTCCTGGGATGGATCCTTCTGTCTGGACACTGTAGGGCTTCACGATCGCAAGTGAGTTGCTTTCATTAACCGTTGAGTTTAGCTCCTGAACTTTTTGTTGTGCCAGCCATGTGCCTATCTGTTCAAACACTTCCTTCAAAGCGATCTGCAGCAGCGTCGACATTTGGGGATTAGACTGGTCGGTTACGATTGTAATTGTTCCCTGTTTTCCACTTATGAGGCTTGAAGTGAAGTTGCTGGCGATTACTATGCCTCCTTCAACGTCTCCCCTCTGGATCATGTCTCTTACTTCATCGAAACTTGAAGCATCAGTAATGGTCATCATACTCGTGTTATTGTTCAACGTCTCCAAGGCCATGATGAGCATTGCGCTGCCGTCTCCCTTGTCCTCGTTCACTAGGGCGATGGATATTTTGCTTATGGATGTGTCAGAGGGATATATGAAGCCAACCATGCTCATCATGAATATTGGCATTAACACGAGCATAATCAGCCCTAATTTGTTCCTAAACAACTCCATTAGGTCCTTCCAAGCAACCATGAGGCTGTGGGAGATCATACTTTTGACGCTCATTCGGGCCTCACCTCACCCTCCGCCGTGGCATAAAATGCCTGTGCTCTCTCAATGGTATTTTTCGATCTGCATTGTCTCTAACTTCGCGACCAGTGACGTGTAGGAACACATCTTCAAGTGTGGGTTCAAGGTTTTTTACTGAGGTTATCTTGGCCTTCTCGGCTCTTATGGCATCGATAATAGCGTCGAATGTTTCGTCACCATTAGCATGAATCTTGATGTGCGTGGCGTTGTCCTGAGAGACGGAGTTGACGCATTTTAGAGACTGTATCGACGCGACCATGTTTGTGGTGAGATTTGCTATCTCTAGTTCCAAGATAGTTTCGTCAGCTCCTGAAACAAGCTTTTTCAGATTTGTTGATGTATCAAGGGCGACGATTTTTCCATGGTCTATGATGCCTATGCGGTCGCAGAGCATGTCAGCTTCAATCATCATGTGTGTTGTGATGATGATTGTCGTCTTCTTTTCTCTATTGATTTTCCTTACGAACTCTCTAACTTCGACTGAGGATTGAGGATCTAGACCTAGTGTGGGTTCATCTAGGAATAGTACTTCTGGCATGTTAAGCAATGCCCTTATTACATTCATCCTCTGCCTCATACCTGATGAGAAGGTGCCCACCTGAGAATCTTTCCAATTACTTAGTTGAACCAGTTTTAGGAGTTCGTCTATCCTTTTGTTGAGAATTTCTTTTGGGATATTGTAGAGTTTTCCGAAAAACCACAGATTTTCTTTGGCTGTTAAGCGGTCGTACATTATTATTTTTTCAGAAACTAGGCCAATGAGTTTCCTGACCTCATGGTCATCCTTTACTACGTCGTAGTTGCCGACTGTGGCTGTGCCCTCCGTGGGCCTAGTTAGTGTGGAGAGCATCCTTATTGTCGTGGTTTTACCAGCTCCATTAGGACCAAGCAAACCGAAAACCTCGCCTCTTTTCACGTCAAATGAAATGTGATCTACTGCTGCGAGTTCATTGAATTTCTTCGTGAGGTTTTTGGTTTCGATCATCATGGTACTTACCAAGTTAGACACCAACTGGGTTTATGTGGTGGGAAGAATCTCAGAGTAAGATATAATCTTTCTTGACAGGGTAGTTCAATAACCTTTAGTGGCGCCGCTGGTAGGATTCGAATCCCATCCACAGTGGAGATATCTCTTACATCATCTTCTTTTTCTAAATGCATGCATCATCATCTCACTCATATCTGAGAGCATCTACTGGTTTACGTCTTGAAGCTTGCCAAGCTGGATAGATTGCAAATACTACACTAATTACTACGCCGAATGCAAGGGATCCTATAAGCACTGTTGGAGTTAGAACTGGGGTTATCGTCATTCCACCGACTGTAGCTGCTTGATTTCCCCCTGACATGCCGAAAGGGCCTCCTCCACTAAAAACTCTTGCAACTACGTTTGCTAAAACCCAACCTGAAGCTATGCCAAATATTGCACCCATCAACCCAACTATCACTGCTTCGCTTAAGAAAATGGAAAGCACCGTTCGACTTTTCATGCCTAACGCCTTCAGTATACCTATCTCTCTTGTACGCTCCATCAAAGAAACAATCATAATATTCATTATGCCTATGCCAGCCACCAAAAGTGAGATGGCAGCAATTCCAGCTAAGAAAAGTTCTACGGTGGAGAAAACACTTGACATAATATCAAGCACAGCTATTGAAGAAACGACAGAGACTTGATCGCTAAAGGCTTCATCTATGGCTTCAGAAACACTCTCAATCGTTGTTTTATCATCGTTTTCCAACTGCACAATTATTTGATCACATTCATCGGTTCCAAAGAAACTTTGAGCTTGCGAAATCGGAATGTAAACACTAAAATCTGAAGGCCCAATGCCGAAGCCTCCAATCTCCTTAAGAACAGCCGTAACATGGCCAGTATAAGTCTTAACTTGGTACAGCGAGGGAGTCCAAATGATCTCAATTGCATCATTTACATCGAATAATAATGTCCCATTATCCCCGGGGTCACTGACCAACTTCCCAACTACAACTGTTTCATTGTCTGGATCTAAAGGTGTTTCACCACGTTCAGCGACAAAAGTGCTACTGTAAATATTAGCATATTTGGCGAAATCTACACCTACAATAGTAACCGTGAGCTCTCCTTCTGTAGAATTAAGGTTACACAGCTTCTGAATTACAGCCGTTGACATTTCAACATTTTCTATTTCATCGATTATTTTTGTATAATTAACTAGCAATTCGAAATCTGATTCAACTGCGGTCATTGCGCCAGGATTCATACCGAGGCCTCCCCCAGTAGAAACAATCAATGTGTCGGTTGCGAATCCTGTTTGAAGTTGGTCAGTTATGGTAATTTGGAGACCTTGGCTAATTGACAGCAAGGCAACGATAGCTGCAATGCCAATGATTACTCCCAGAGTTGTTAAGCCTGCACGGAGTTTCCTTAGTTTTATTGCACCGAAAGCGTATGAGAAAACATCACTTATATTCATCCTAGTTCACCTCTTCCTGAACTATCAAGCCGTCAGCCATGTGCACTATTCTTCCAGCTTGTGATGCTATGTTCTTGTCATGGGTGATCACTACCGTTGTCATGCCTCTCTTTTTGTTCAATCTATTAACAAGCTCCATTATTTCGTGTGCAGTTTTGGAATCTATGTTTCCGGTGGGTTCATCCATTAGGAGAAATTTCGGATTGTTTGCAAGGGCTCTGGCAATTGCCACACGTTGACGTTCACCACCACTGAGTTCAGCCGGTTTATGGTTAATTCTTTCCTTCAAGCCCACTGATTCGAGGAGTTCTGTGGCGCGTTTCTTTCTCTCTTTCTTGCTCAAGCCGAGTATTGCCATGGTCAATTCAACATTTCCTCTTGCAGTTAGCCGTGGAATTAGGTTGAAGAATTGAAATACGAAGCCTATTTTACGCCGCAAATCAGCTAATCCGTTGTCATGCAATGTGGAAATGTCAACGCCTTCTATGAAGACTTTTCCGTCTGTTGACTTGTCCAAGGCACCAATTATATTAAGCAAAGTGGATTTTCCACTTCCAGAAGGGCCGAGAATTGCGAGAAAATCACCCTTTTCAATTCTCAAATCCACACCCACTAGGGCTTCAACCGGGACCTTTCCAAGCATGTAGGTCTTTCGAAGATTAGCTGTCTGAATGATTGGTGTTGTCAACCCGTCATCCCTTCTTGATTCTCTCGATTATTTGCTCGAGTTTTTCAGCGCTATCATTCAGAATTTGCGCTACTTCTCTTGCAGTTTGCGTAGTCAGATTTTCCTTTAGGGTTAGTCGCAGATCGAGGAGTGCAGTAACAAGTCGTCTGGCAGGTTCTCTGATCTCTCGCAGCTTCTCTCCATTGATGCCCATCTGGAAACCTCCTACTAATATAGGTGCCAAAAACTCCAACTTTTTCCTAAGTCTTTCTCCAAACTTTGCTTGTTCTTCAAAGAATTTTTCTCCTTCCTTTGTAAGCTTGTAATGTTTCATTCCAACTTCATCTTTTGGAAGCTCTTTTGTGTAGCCTTTGTTTTGAAGCTGCGCTAGAAGTGGATAGATTGATCCAGGACTTGGCTTCCATCGTCCGCCAGTTTCTTTCTCAATTTCATCCACGATCTCTGCTCCTGACATCGGCTTTTCTTTCAGCAGCTTAAGTACCAAGAATCTAAGGAGACCTCTTGGTACACCTGCTGTGCGCTTCATCCTGCGGTCAAATTCGTGTGGTGGATGCTCGAACACTATATCACCAGAGATATTGCTAAAGATATCACATGCGATATATAACCTTTTCGTTTAGTCAGTAACTGTAAGAGGAGAATAATGGGTAGCTGGGAGAGATTTGAAGCCTCTCCAACTGGAGATATCCCCCGCATGCAATCGAAGTCTATTCTAAAAGTCATAAAAACTGAAGCAGAAGACATACATGCGTATGCATGCAGGTCGATTGTTTTTGAATTGAGATTTTGGGTTCAGAACCGTTAAGCTATTCTGCCGATTATGTGAAAGATGTGGTTGAGTGAGAGTTAATGGTGGCGTGGTTGAAATGGTGAGTTTAACGTTTTACGGTGGAGTGGATGAGATTGGTGGAAACAAGGTTTTGTTGGAAGATGGCGATGTCAGGGTTTTCTTGGATTTCGGTCAATCTTTCACTTTGGGTTGTGGATTTTTTACGGGTTGGCTTTCTCCTAGAGGCATCAATGGATTAGGGGATTATTTTGAGTTTGGTTTGCTGCCGAAGTTGAGGGGTTTGTATGCGGAGGAGCAGCTGCAGTTCACGGATGTTCCTTATGTGAAGTCAAGGTTTGACGCTGTGTTTTTGTCTCACGCGCACTTTGATCACATAGAACATGTCCAGTTTTTAGATCCAGAGATACCGGTGCATCTTGGTGAGGGCACTAAGCTGTTTTTGGAAGCGATGGAGAAAACCAGCAGCTTCTGTGATTATGGGGAGCATCGGTTTCAGAGGTTTAGAACTGGAGACAGAATCAAGGTTGGCGACCTTGTGGTGGAGCCTGTTCATGTCGATCATTCGATTCCTGCTGCTTACGGCTTCTTAGTCCACACGTCTGAAGGCACGATTGTGTATACCGGGGATCTTAGGAGTCATGGTCCCAAGAAGGATATGACTGAAGAGTTTGCTGAAAAGGCGCATACATCTGAGCCTGCCGCCATGATATGCGAAGGCACCAGAATGGTTGAAGAGGAGCGGAGAAAGAACTATTCTGAGCAGCAGGTTGAAACGCTAAGCGGCAAAGTTGTTGCTTCAACCGGTAAGATTGTGTTTGTCACTCGTTACAGTAGGGACATGGACCGGTTCAGAAGTTTCTATAACGTGGCTAAGAACACAGGTAGAAAGATTGTTATTTCTCCAAAAACGGCTCATTTGCTGAGCAGACTTGTGGAAGACAGACGCCTTGATCTTCCTGACCCGTTGAAGGACGAGAATATTCTGGTTTACTATAAGCGGAAAAAGTCTGGGAAGTTCGAGGAGAAGGACTATTATGTTTGGGAGCGAGATTTCATGGATAAAATGGCTACGTATGAGTCTGTGCACGAGAATCAGGGTAAGCTGGTTATGGACTTGGATTTCTATCAGTTTGCAGAACTAATCGACGTTAAGCCGAGTCCAGGCAGCCATTTCATCCACAGCATGAGCGAACCTTACAGTGAAGAAGATATTGAAGATCAGGTAATGCATAACTGGCTGAACCATTTTGAAATGCAGTTTCATCAGCTGCATGCTTCCGGGCACATGAATAGACACCAATTGACAGATCTAATCAACTGTATCAAGCCGAAGAGAATATTTCCAGTACACACGGAAAACCAGCATTTATTCAAGAAAAAATGCAGTAACGTTCAGACGATAGAATATGGGAGAGAATACACATTATGATGGGATGAGTAGACGTTACGCTTCTTCTGCTTCCATATCTTCTTAATCTATTTCTGATTCCCAGGATTCGGCGCATGTGGAACATAGTCCCTGATGATTCCGCATTTTTGTCAGCCATCATGGAGGTATCCTCTGCAATCCCCTATTTTTTCAAGGATCTACGTGCGTGTGTTTTACAAATTTCACTTACTATACATATTTCGCACGCGCTAGATTGTGATATCGGCGAGAAGCGGTACGTGGTCGCTGAAGCTTATTTCGACCTAAACTCGCTTTGCAAGCCTTCTTAATTGCGCCGGCAAGAATCTTCAGAATTTCTTCCAAACTGTGAAGCTCTTGCGGAATATATAATTCACCTGAGAGTTCCAACTTAGAGGCTGCAACGTTCAACCCGAGATGGCGAAGCTTATTTTCAATCGTTTTCGGCTTTCGGTCAAATTTTCCAGCCAAAGCCTTAATGCTCATGCGTTGCTTTGTAGCTGTTCAATAAGCTGTTTCTCCTCTTCATTGCCCCAATGAGACATTAGAAATCGCGCTCTAAATGTACTTGTACCAAATTTTTTTTAGTACAGTACATTTCTTTCAGTTTTCTCTTAATGGGATTTTTGAACCGTAGATGTTTCCAGCCAAACATGACGGTGAGGAATCGTAAACTTTCGATTCCCTTTGAAGCAGATACTGCGTTGCTAAATGACCCCTTTTTTGGGTTTGAAACCTTAAACGTTGAGGAGATAGAAATAATCCTTTGCATACAATGGTTCACATCTTCGCTTGGCAGGAGGAATAAACATGGCAGCGGCGCAGTAGGATTGCGCAGCGAAAGGTGACTAACCATGCGTAAAGGTAGCTCAATTGTCCTTGTCCAGAAAAAAAATTGGGGCAAAGACAATTGAACAGAGGAGAAGGGAATTTTTCGGATAAGACTTGGACTGTTGAAGCTGAATTCGAATACATCTGCACCACACCCGACGAAGTCATGTTTTTCCGCAAACGCAAGTGACCACTAAATATTTTTTTCCAGTGTAGCTGGAGAAATGATATAGTGGGCCGGGATAGTGTGATAAGTCTCGTTTGGAAGTCTCGAAATTCGAGATTTCGCGCGCATTTTGGCAGATTGTAGAATTTAGAAGAATAGAGTTCTTTTGGGAATGATTTTCTTTATTTCAATGTTTTTTGTTTTTTGTGAAATTTCTTTGCTTCTTCTTCCATTTTATCGAGTCTCGTGTAGTAATCTGAAAATTCATTCAAGTGTGCCAGAGCAATTTTGCCGGTCATTATCGGATCATCATTAGTTACATTAGTGTCGGTATCTATCTTGCCATGTTCGAGCTCTACATCCAGCCCCATTCTAAATTGTTCAACATCAAACTTGCTCCAGTTTATATTAAGTGCTTCACCTATTTTCTTAGCTTCCTCAGTTGAAAAATGTTTCTTGTTCATAGTTCTTACTAACTTAATAGAAAATAAAAATTTATCGCGTCTAGCAAATACCTTTATTCGACTTATCTGATTCGAATTGTTTGAAAGGTTTTAATCTGACATTGATTTGCGCGCGCATTTAAATTAGAGACTTGCGTCTTAATGCGCATTCAGTTTTTTCCGGATTTTTTTCAGAATGCTATTCCAAGCAGATGTTCCATGTTTGCTCTCGAATTCTTTACAGCTCATCAAAAAGTCTATGTAGAGCCATCCGTTGTCTACTGCTTTTTCAAGATATTTGAGGACACCATTGTCTTCTCCAATTGCGGCTTTTGCATAGGCTACGCGGAAGTAGTGTGTGCCGAGCTCTTGAGGCAGTATTTCACGGAGCCATTTCGGCAGTTCTTCTGGTGGTGTCGCAAAGAATTTCTCGTAGCTTTCGATGGCTTCTTTGTATCGTTTTGCCCTGAAGTGGGCTTGAGCTGTTTCTTCAAGGTGATGGGCCTCGTTAGCGCATGCGTAGTATTGGATGTACTTTCTCTCCAGTTTGAATCCTACTTTCTCGGCGACCCCGATCGAGCCTAGGTTGTATTCGTCACAGTGCCAACCGACTTGTCTGAAGCCGCTTGACAGAGAGTGGTCGACGGCTGCTGCAGCTGTGAGAGTGGCCAGTCCCTGTTTTCTGTAGTCTTCACGCGTGTGTATACCGATTTCGCAGGCGTTGCCGCTTACGCAGTCAGCAATGCTCCAACTGACAATCCGCTTGTCAAGTAATGTGCAGAAGCCGAAGCCTTTCTTCATGAAGTCGGAGATGGAGCCCCAGTTTGTCTTCATCCAACCCGTTACGTGTTCTGGAATCTCCAAGTGGGGCGTTCGCAGGAGTTTTTCATCTATGCGTTGGATCTGAAATCCCTTTGGAACATGATCCATCCAGTGGTCTACTTTCAACTCAGTGCAGACGTAGTGCCTGCGCGCCGTTGTCAGCGGAGTCCTCCCTTGGAATATGATGGGCATCTTTTCCTTCCATGAATCTGGATGGAAGCCTATTGCAACGTCGGTTTCATCCTTCCTGACAGTGTCTCCGGCGAAAATCCTCGCAAATATGAGTTTGTTCAGAGAGGTGTTGAACTCATCGTTGTTGTCATATCCTGCCAGGTAGTATCCTTCAACGGTGCACATGAATGCTGTTCTCGGATCCTCGACACGATCTGCATAGACTCTTCCGGGGCTGGTTCCCTCGATGACAGCACTCGTGATTAGGTTCCACTCTAATTCCTCGAATAGTGGTTGAACCTTCTGGTAGTCCCTCTTTCTGAGCTCGTGTATCATCCTATTTTGTCCCACAAAGGGACTACAGCCAATTATATGAACTTAACTGCCAAGCTCAAGCTTGCAGTGGGCAGGGTGGGATTCGAACCCCACCCACAGTGGAGATATCTCCCAATATCCCTTCCCCCGCAAACTCCCCTTTTTTGTTTAATACACGCGTAGGATTTAAGTGAAGGTGTGATCTAAACATCAAAACGGGGAAATTATGAACATCTTTCAGATTTTAGCAATTTGTGGAATGCTTAGTCCAATCGTATATACCGTTATGTGGATTCTTGGGGGCATTTTGCAGCCAGACTATAGTCATATTCAAGATGATATTAGTTCACTATTTGCAGTTGGCGCTCCAAACAAAGGACTAATGCAGTCTTTCATTATTGCTTCTAGTGTTTTGCTGTTTGTATTTTACATTGGAGTACATGATGGGATAAACAATGGTGGAGGTTCAATTGTAGGACCTGTTTTATTTTTAACTAGTTCAGTTTTGGGAATACTCGTTGCTCTCTTCTTCCCTCTTGATGCTGGGGGTGAAATAATCACTCTCAGAGGGAAGATGCACCTAATTCTTGTGGTTGGGTCGGGATTATTAACAATTGGTGGGATGGTGGCACTGTGGTTTCGATTACAGTTGGTAGAAGTATGGAATACTTTTGCAACCTATTCACTCATTTCCGCGATAGTTTCACTAATTCTTGTAATTATCTCAGGGATATTCATCAGAAGCAAATATAGGGGTCTGCTTGAAAGATTAGGAGTCTATCCCTATCAACTCTACTACTTTGTACTTAGTCTGATGGTTTTTCTGAATAATTAATTATTCAATCAAAATAAATGATAACCGTTTAGTTTTACGCGCGCGCATGTCAACTGTGTAGTTTGCTTTCTCCATACAAGATAGCATCATTTGTTCGTAATCCCAGATTGAGTGTATTCATCGTACACAGGAGTACATAAATAAGTCTTATATTCATGCGCGCGCGGGTTTGTTGAAGTGCGGGGGGTCGGATTTGAACCCCGGACAAAAGGAGATATCTCCCGATGTGGGACTTATAATGTCTGATATCTCCACTACATGATAAGTGCAGTTAGCTAATAAATAGACATGGAAGATTCTTCTAGTATATCTTAGGGAGTTCTCTATTATTCTTATTATCAGTACCGTTACCAGATTGTACCTTTAGACCAGATATAGTAGTACTACCGTCCCTTTCCGTCCTCATTATCCGTCCCTCTGGAAACAACTTTAACACTCCAGAAACAAACCTATCCTTCCCTGAAACAGATCCAACAACAATCAGAAACACTCCTATAATCTGGATACCCTATGATTGGTAAATTACAAAATACAACCGTCCACTAGGGTTATGGTTATTGGGGTAGGGTTGTCATGACTGTTTTCTGGGATTATCTTCCTCTGTTTTCTAGGCTAGGTCTTTGGTTGGTCTCTCTGTTATCGGTTGTTGTCTCTGTTGCCTCTAAGTTCCCTTTTAGATTATATTTACTGTATACTAATCTCTTGTCTTTCAACCACAGAATCAGTACTTAAAGATAAAGGAAACCAAAGGTACTCTTTCATAAAATTTCTGGAATATAACCTAACGGTTCAAAGGGAGACCAGCTATATGAATAATGAGGCAATAGAGACAAGCCATGTAGTACAGAGAGGATGGATAGAACAGAGAGACCCTCAATCACAAGTATACATGAAACTCTACTAAGTTCTTTAAAGCCCCTAGTCTAATGTCTCTCCCTATTCTCAAATTTTCCAACCGAACTGCATCCGTGTTCTCCATCTCAAACCCTAAAACCAATGGAGTCATTAATAAACCCTCTAACACAGTTTTTATCGTGATACACCGATACACCTAAGGGCATCCAAAAGAGACTCAAATCAAGGCTATTCTAAGGAAAGGGGCATAGGGGGAGGAGAAAGGTTCAAGGAACAAACGAACAAGACTCGAAAACCTGAACGTGATTAACCTGTGTATGTACTTTGTTAGAATGTTTTCTTTTGTAGATCATGACTGCTAGTAGTGTTGCCATCATGAATAGCGGTAGAATGAGGAATGATGGAAACTCTGGAATTATCACTATTTCGTGCAATGAATATGGGTGGGGGTAAGCGACGTATATCCATCGATGGGTGCCGTTGTCATATAGTGTGTTGTTGAAGAAAAGGGGTGTCACTGTTCCATCATCGATGACAACGTTGATCCAAGTGACTTCTGGATCTATCAAATTATGCGGTATTGAGACTCTGCAGAAGCCAAAAGTCTGTTCTGTTGTAGCGTTGCGAACTTGTATTGTAATCCAGCCCTTAGTCTCTGCATAGTTGAAGTATGTTACTGTGGAGTTGGAAACAACGCTGACATACTCACCTGCAGAAGTGTTGAAATTGTGAAAAGGGCCCATCAATGGGTACATGTCCACGTTATTTGCGTTGATAGTGTGGTTCGTATCACCTATCCCGTCATGGTTTGAGTCAACACCAGTGTAGTTGCTCCAGTAGTTACCCTCAATACCATTGTCTAAGAAGTTAAGATTGGCAGGATTGGAAACATCCATGTGATTCGTGTTGTTGACGAATGCGTTATGGTATATTCGCATATTAAAGGAGTACCAGTCAAGGAGGACACCGTACTTCTTGTTGTTCGCAATGTTGTTTCCGATTATGCTATGGTTTAAGGCCTGCTCAAAATATAATGAATAATTGTTGTTTTCTATGTTGTTTCCTGAGACGGTGTCATAA from Candidatus Bathyarchaeota archaeon carries:
- a CDS encoding ABC transporter permease; the protein is MSVKSMISHSLMVAWKDLMELFRNKLGLIMLVLMPIFMMSMVGFIYPSDTSISKISIALVNEDKGDGSAMLIMALETLNNNTSMMTITDASSFDEVRDMIQRGDVEGGIVIASNFTSSLISGKQGTITIVTDQSNPQMSTLLQIALKEVFEQIGTWLAQQKVQELNSTVNESNSLAIVKPYSVQTEGSIPGHFSYFDFIAPGIMAMTVMMSVMTGLPAAISHEKEVGTLDGMMVAPINRLAIILGKTLAQTARGLLQGTLILILAVALFGVTIHGSILLVFALLLLGVFSFVGFGVVLTSFAKDQETAMMLMMTLIFPMMFLSGVFFPIQQMPWYMQGISKFLPLTYVATALRKVMVLGAGVSVITTELAVLIGFGIIMTIIAVPVFKRAMTK
- a CDS encoding ATP-binding cassette domain-containing protein; its protein translation is MVSTMMIETKNLTKKFNELAAVDHISFDVKRGEVFGLLGPNGAGKTTTIRMLSTLTRPTEGTATVGNYDVVKDDHEVRKLIGLVSEKIIMYDRLTAKENLWFFGKLYNIPKEILNKRIDELLKLVQLSNWKDSQVGTFSSGMRQRMNVIRALLNMPEVLFLDEPTLGLDPQSSVEVREFVRKINREKKTTIIITTHMMIEADMLCDRIGIIDHGKIVALDTSTNLKKLVSGADETILELEIANLTTNMVASIQSLKCVNSVSQDNATHIKIHANGDETFDAIIDAIRAEKAKITSVKNLEPTLEDVFLHVTGREVRDNADRKIPLREHRHFMPRRRVR
- a CDS encoding ABC transporter permease; translated protein: MNISDVFSYAFGAIKLRKLRAGLTTLGVIIGIAAIVALLSISQGLQITITDQLQTGFATDTLIVSTGGGLGMNPGAMTAVESDFELLVNYTKIIDEIENVEMSTAVIQKLCNLNSTEGELTVTIVGVDFAKYANIYSSTFVAERGETPLDPDNETVVVGKLVSDPGDNGTLLFDVNDAIEIIWTPSLYQVKTYTGHVTAVLKEIGGFGIGPSDFSVYIPISQAQSFFGTDECDQIIVQLENDDKTTIESVSEAIDEAFSDQVSVVSSIAVLDIMSSVFSTVELFLAGIAAISLLVAGIGIMNIMIVSLMERTREIGILKALGMKSRTVLSIFLSEAVIVGLMGAIFGIASGWVLANVVARVFSGGGPFGMSGGNQAATVGGMTITPVLTPTVLIGSLAFGVVISVVFAIYPAWQASRRKPVDALRYE
- a CDS encoding ABC transporter ATP-binding protein, which gives rise to MIQTANLRKTYMLGKVPVEALVGVDLRIEKGDFLAILGPSGSGKSTLLNIIGALDKSTDGKVFIEGVDISTLHDNGLADLRRKIGFVFQFFNLIPRLTARGNVELTMAILGLSKKERKKRATELLESVGLKERINHKPAELSGGERQRVAIARALANNPKFLLMDEPTGNIDSKTAHEIMELVNRLNKKRGMTTVVITHDKNIASQAGRIVHMADGLIVQEEVN
- a CDS encoding PadR family transcriptional regulator, with translation MVLKLLKEKPMSGAEIVDEIEKETGGRWKPSPGSIYPLLAQLQNKGYTKELPKDEVGMKHYKLTKEGEKFFEEQAKFGERLRKKLEFLAPILVGGFQMGINGEKLREIREPARRLVTALLDLRLTLKENLTTQTAREVAQILNDSAEKLEQIIERIKKG
- a CDS encoding MBL fold metallo-hydrolase; the protein is MRVNGGVVEMVSLTFYGGVDEIGGNKVLLEDGDVRVFLDFGQSFTLGCGFFTGWLSPRGINGLGDYFEFGLLPKLRGLYAEEQLQFTDVPYVKSRFDAVFLSHAHFDHIEHVQFLDPEIPVHLGEGTKLFLEAMEKTSSFCDYGEHRFQRFRTGDRIKVGDLVVEPVHVDHSIPAAYGFLVHTSEGTIVYTGDLRSHGPKKDMTEEFAEKAHTSEPAAMICEGTRMVEEERRKNYSEQQVETLSGKVVASTGKIVFVTRYSRDMDRFRSFYNVAKNTGRKIVISPKTAHLLSRLVEDRRLDLPDPLKDENILVYYKRKKSGKFEEKDYYVWERDFMDKMATYESVHENQGKLVMDLDFYQFAELIDVKPSPGSHFIHSMSEPYSEEDIEDQVMHNWLNHFEMQFHQLHASGHMNRHQLTDLINCIKPKRIFPVHTENQHLFKKKCSNVQTIEYGREYTL
- a CDS encoding GNAT family N-acetyltransferase, which gives rise to MIHELRKRDYQKVQPLFEELEWNLITSAVIEGTSPGRVYADRVEDPRTAFMCTVEGYYLAGYDNNDEFNTSLNKLIFARIFAGDTVRKDETDVAIGFHPDSWKEKMPIIFQGRTPLTTARRHYVCTELKVDHWMDHVPKGFQIQRIDEKLLRTPHLEIPEHVTGWMKTNWGSISDFMKKGFGFCTLLDKRIVSWSIADCVSGNACEIGIHTREDYRKQGLATLTAAAAVDHSLSSGFRQVGWHCDEYNLGSIGVAEKVGFKLERKYIQYYACANEAHHLEETAQAHFRAKRYKEAIESYEKFFATPPEELPKWLREILPQELGTHYFRVAYAKAAIGEDNGVLKYLEKAVDNGWLYIDFLMSCKEFESKHGTSAWNSILKKIRKKLNAH
- a CDS encoding DUF998 domain-containing protein — protein: MNIFQILAICGMLSPIVYTVMWILGGILQPDYSHIQDDISSLFAVGAPNKGLMQSFIIASSVLLFVFYIGVHDGINNGGGSIVGPVLFLTSSVLGILVALFFPLDAGGEIITLRGKMHLILVVGSGLLTIGGMVALWFRLQLVEVWNTFATYSLISAIVSLILVIISGIFIRSKYRGLLERLGVYPYQLYYFVLSLMVFLNN
- a CDS encoding right-handed parallel beta-helix repeat-containing protein — encoded protein: MSKKPVLLMFLAMILMGVLVVSINVHRVEAQLLTVYIKANGDVDPSWVPIQRNGDVYTFTGDIMVDGDATGMIIERDNMTLDGANNHFSRSPLLVYAIGIELTGRHNVTITNLVISDFSDGIFLNSTSQVTIRHNTIQYQSDGEGVRVYFSSNVTISENEINNNLSGIHIWASSDNEIIGNNLTANNGGIALGGDNNTLYRNNVQAKYIGIDIFGSYNIISGNNITNCDTGFFFGMDTVYDTVSGNNIENNNYSLYFEQALNHSIIGNNIANNKKYGVLLDWYSFNMRIYHNAFVNNTNHMDVSNPANLNFLDNGIEGNYWSNYTGVDSNHDGIGDTNHTINANNVDMYPLMGPFHNFNTSAGEYVSVVSNSTVTYFNYAETKGWITIQVRNATTEQTFGFCRVSIPHNLIDPEVTWINVVIDDGTVTPLFFNNTLYDNGTHRWIYVAYPHPYSLHEIVIIPEFPSFLILPLFMMATLLAVMIYKRKHSNKVHTQVNHVQVFESCSFVP